CACCATGCAGTataacgcaaggcagcaacttgcactaCACTAGAATTACTAAGCTGTGTAGGGTGGccatgcgtggcttgataaatctcattgtaAGTTTTGCCCCACTCTGCGTGGTGCAGGGCAATGCAAAACCTTTAATATGCTCCTAAGTAACGAAAGACTCCGTCAGAACATTGCCCATATCATATAATTAACAGCAGTGCAGTCACGTTTCGACTGATTCTCACTTTAATTAATCTGTTCTTTACAGGACGAGTAGTAAAGTTTAATATTTGGGTCCCATTTTTCCACTTTTGATCTTCTCTCTAAAACAATATATTAAGATTTGGGTTGCATCCTTATAACTGACATTTCGCTTAGTCAGCAGTTATTTCAGCTCTTTGTGTGAGAAAAGATTTTTAAGCAGATCACAGAAAACATTAAGCTTTCTGAAAATATAGCTCATACATTAATTCAGAAAACTTTTTATTAATATATTGGGGAGCATGAAGACACCTAGACTTGAACCCTCAACACTTGGAACAAGAGTTCAAGACCTTACACTTCCCAATAAAGTTACCTGACACACTGTGTCATGTGCATTTGACAGAATGCTGTGAAATGGCACATAACTTATTTGGAGGACCGAGTAAAAGATAGATTCATGGTACTTAGACAAACCAATAACAAGTAACGAGTACAGCAGATCAGTAGCTGGAAGAGAAGCAGTGGGCCTTCATGAGCTTACAAAATTTGTAAAAggaacagatttttttttcttcaaagacctTGCTAATGGGTCCAGAGACGAGCACCATAGAAAACCAGAGTAGGGTTCTTGGTTAACTAATCAAGAGAGCTAGGATTTGATGAGAAGTTGAGGGCTTGATCTTAGGTTGCAACTAGAGTTGCAAAGACTTTGAATCTCTTAAAGATTGTAAGCAATTGTAGTTTCTAAAGAACACTAAAATACTGGTTTGGGAAGACATTTTCTTCCTTATGGACACCAAACTATTTGGGCCCACTCTTCAAATAGGCAATTTACATAAAGGCCTGGAAATCACACAGAACACTAAACAAACAGAAGTGCAAACATTCTACATTTGTAATAATCTATATGGAGACTAGCAACCCAATACTATAGTGGATGTCCTTGTTAGGCCATCATATAATTCACTTTGCTACCCATCCAACAATACAAGTTAAGAAGCGGTGGTGAACAAAACCATTGTACCTGCTTAGTCCCTTCAAATGGTTCAGGTATGAACCCCAACCGGTCTTAGGAGTGCATCATTGGTTCCAAACAGGCAACATGCCCATGGCATTTACTGTAGCCTTAATTTATTTAAGGTTTATCATTGCTCTACCAAATGTTACTCCAAATATAAGTGTTATGGCCACACTTCAAGCCTCAACACTTATGTGTACCAATGAAGCCTAAATGTCTTACAGCAAATGCCTGATTCAATTATAGAGCATGTGGAGAAAGTACCCTTCAAAGTCCGAaaagcaatggggggggggggcaaacaacgTACCTACTGTGCTGGGGAAAGGAGAGCTAAACATATACTATTTAAATCACTCTTTTTAAAATATTCCCAACATTTAAATTTGGATTTTATTAACGCACTTTCCAGTAGCTCTCAAATCGCTTACAATAACATCTATAAATTTTATCTGCAGATTACAAATAAAGGTTCTAGTAGACTCTTCTCCTTTCACTGCATAACCTTGTCTTGTTTTTGTTTCAAATCTGTTATCTGTCTCATCAATAGAAGTGCTGAATACGATGCCTACTCTAAGCTTAACTACCACTCTTTGGACCATTACCCCTTTCATTTGATGAAAAGCTGTGCAGACTAATTTTCCACTGCTTTATTTAATCTATTCTTTATATAAGGAGTAGCACAAGAAAACAAATATGAAAGTGTGTGCCTTCTCTGCCTAAAAAATGTATATTAACTTCAATTTCACATCTCTCATAGCATTTTTAAGAATACTATTTAACACATCAGACCTGAAATGAAATGACTCAAGGATTTCACACATTTAATAGAACGACTGAAAGCACCAGAAGCCATTGATTAGTAATGCCTTTATTGATAATTGCATTGCAAATCCAATCGTTTTCattattttaactttaaaaataaaaatttaattgaccaatgttttctttaagaaataaataaatacaagatGAGGAATTCTGAAACAGGACCTTGGATATTATGCAGTGATTGTAAACTTTGCACTCCAAATAAATACAAACGGGTACGTTGACATCTTTAAGCGCTCTAATCAACAAAGTAGAATTACTAAGGTAGATGATAAACTCTTTCCCATTCTATGCCAATGTGGGCATAGCAGTACAACAATGCCCACACTATTATTGGCGCCCAGGGCCATCCTTCAATGAAGAACTTGTCCCAGTATATCTTTCCTATATGATCCCCTCCCAGAAATACTAGGTTTGTTAAAATGAGCATTGAAGTGGCAACTGCAGCTAGTACTGCGTGGAACCGTCGCTGCATCTCAGGAGAAAGTGTCTGACAAATGGTGCTCTGGACAACAGACGAGGACAAAAGTCTCCTGATTACATTTTCTGCGTTGATACCAATCCAATTTAGTGCAGCCCAGCACCAAAGATTTTGGTGTGCTCCATGCCAGTAGGTCACAAAAGCGAAAGTAATGCCTGTGGATAACAACATCCCTCCATGTCCAGACCTTGAACCTCCCATTGGTATGTAAATATATCTGATCAGAAACCTGTGAAGCCCAACGTCAAAGCTTCTCCACATCTCAGTGAAACTGTACATTGTACTGACACAACGTGGCAAAGGCAGAGGTCTCATCCCATCTATGCGTACCACAAGGGCAGGAAGGCCATAAAGTACCAAGTATTTCACATAGAAAAAAAGCACATGTGCTAAAGCCAAGCCCCCCAAAATCCAGTGGGATGCAGTTTTCAAAAAGTCATCACTGGTGTACATCTCATGCATGTGCATTAGATGAATCATCAATTCTGCAAGCCACCACCACCAAAAAAGGCGGAAAACACTCAGGAGACAAACAACCAGGTCAGTTTTTGGAGCAGAGGTCTTCTGCTTCTGCATCTCCTTATGGAATTCATCAAAGTTCATGATAGGCCCATTGTGGAACATGGGATAGTAGAACATGTACATCAGCAGCCATGCTAAAGAATACCTACTCTCATGATTCTCCTGCTGCCAACAATACTCCAGACTGAAACTGGTATAGAATAAGCAGCGCACAGCCAGTGTGAACTGGAGCAGGTAATACTCATTCTCTGTTCTGTACCAGGCCCGGATTTCCTCCTCAACTGCCTCAACCTGTAAAGTGGCGAGCAGAAAAAGAGAGCAGCCCCAGGACAGCACAGGGATCCTCAGCTGGGCAACAGTGTAAGACACGGCGATGTGGAGTAGGAGTAGTCCAAATCCATGGATCCCTAGGAGAAACCAGCAGGCAAACATGCCATAGACCATTAGGCACCAAGGATGAAGGGCTCTCAGGAAGTAACGTGATGCTAAGGACACCACGGTGTGCCCAATGAGAAGACCAAGTAACGGCACCCGAGCCCATCCTGTCCAAAACCTCCACTCGAAATCCAATGTATCCTTCTTAAGCCCCCAAAATAGAGGGCCCTCCTCAGAGTCAACACCCCTGTCATGTTCTATAACGTGGTCCTGGGATAACAAGTAAATATCATAAAACGAGTAAATGTGGAAGCCCACAGAAACGAGAAGGTAGAAGTCCATTTCCCATTGCGGCAACAACATTCCCGCcagcttttaattctaaagtcttTGTTCAGTGCCAACATAGCACTCCCCAATACGGAGCATCAAGTTAAGTGTGTTTTTTATGTCTATGATCTCCATACCCCATAACTAATAACAGGCAGTCTTTCGTTTATTGGCTGAACGGTCAATTTGTCATCTCTTCTTTCAGAAAAAAAGTTGTTCTCCTTTTTCCGGGTGTTGTTCACTCGAAGGTTCTAAGGTTTTCTTTAGAATTAGAAGGCTAGGCCGTCCATGCAACATCGCGTTACTGTATATTTTCCTAAGTTTTCTCACTCCCTCTTTTCTGAGCCCTTTTCTCAAAATGGCATCCTATCCAGAGCCCGTCCTTTATGTTTATGATTTTACCTCCTGGCgtcttaaaatggctgtctgtcgcagtctgttttttatgtctacgTACTACATCTCTTTTACTTTTAGCGTCACAATGTCGAGTACCCTTTGTATTCCAGAATGTGGCACGACTGGCAGAGCTTAGTCTGAAGACTGGTTAATCGCCATTTCGGTAGGAGCAGGAAAAGCGAGAGGTATCACGGGCTGGACAAAACATGTGCCTGCGTAGAAAAATATACGATATAGATTAGTCATTTAAGAGAATAATTACATTTTGACAGGGCTTGTCTTCATTCTTTACAACCGGTCTATAGATTAAGTCGCATGACCATAccatacatgtatttatttattgaccCCCTCGTACAAACAAAATTACTTTCGAGTGTCAaactgttacttttttttttttaaacagttttctgaTCGCATGTAGCCTGGAATGTAGATCGGAGACCCGTCCCAAGATGTCCGCATACGTATCCACCCGCGTTGGCTGGTTACTTGGTTGCCGTACAGGCCATTGAAGGCCCCGCGCAGCTCGCGACGGAAGTACCCGTGCGTGGTGACGTTCGTTGGACTACGTCGATCGTTCTGCGGCCAGGGTCCACGGTTTTTGCGCTTGTGTCGAAGAAACCGAGAAGATGTACGGGCGGACCACCAGCAGCGGCGGGTCGCAAGGAGGGTAAGAGAAGGGTGTGAGCGAAAAAGAAGtcagtgggtgtaaggaaatgggaCCCCAACGGCGCTAGGGAGAGTGGCCTAGGCGGAAGAGCTCCGTGTCCTGGTGTTGTTAAGCCGTTCACAAGCCTCCGGTCACCAGAGAAGGCAGCCGCCCCACGGGCTGAAGGAGTTTTCTGGTTATAGTGTCGAAGGAGAGCGCCGTTCCTGGGTGGGCAGAGGAGATGTGTTGAGGCGCAAGGGGCGGTGGTCCGCACGAGGGGGTACTTTATTTGAGAGAGGCCTGGTGGGCGATAAAGCTGCCTCTGGGGCGGGTGTGGTGTTTAACGGAAGGTGCGATGGCCGAAAAAACCTCGCGAGCTGTTTAAGGTTTAGACTTATTACAACCGTAAACACGCTTTGGCACCCACCTCAGATACTAAATGCATGTAACTTTGCATGTTAGAGTCATCGTTTTGTTTCTAAGTAGTGTTTCTACACTAAAAAACGCCCAAATCAAGCATCATACAGCATTGTTAGTGCTACTTTCACGATCAGCCTAGATGCAAAACTTTATGGATAAGGACAGCATGGagttggaggggacagttcatGTTATTACCCCCCGTGATGAAACGAACAACCTTATTTCAGTGGTTCTCCAATAACATCTTGGTATCCGTGTTTTAACCAAGTGAATTAGATACCCAGGTGGTCAGTTCCGGATTTATATTTTAACTTGATAACGTTTTATATGCATTGCTGACTGCAATTATTtttattaatcatgcaataaaggtGTATTTCCAATTTTCAAATACAACATCTTACAGATATGTTTTGTAAAAGCCCATGAGGATTTATGAACGTCTTGTTATAGCGTTCAATTAATGTTTTAGTTGtggaattcccttttttttttttggaagctcGGTTAAGAGTAACTGAGCGCTGGCCTATGAAACGAACTGAAAAATTATATCCATGTGGTTGAGCAAATTCCAGAATGTGTTTTTTGGATTGTAGCCTAGAGGAAAGGGAGTCTAATTTGAGTCGCGCGCCGAGCAAGTATTCCTGCACTACTGTTTCCCTCCATTAGTATACATTTGTAATAATTGACTGATGCACTGTTGAGCACCGTTTGAAATTTAAATAAGGATATCTACTTCACTAATTTAAACATGATTTAGGTGGAGATTTTCGTATTTGGTAAATGGCTCTCGTAATTCTGAACCTGCCTGATCCATGTGCTTCATATTGAGGATTGTCAAACGGCCCACAGTGGCATGCTACACAACAGTTGctttgctgtacagcatggctgaaatcattgggaaagccaataggagTTATAGGCAAGACCTGTTGAGTTTTAcagtgtttaatgttttgttatttctcattgtttttcgcTTCATCCTTAGTGGTGAGTAGGCCCGTCTCTTATCTGGTAAATACCTAAGAGATAAGTTGACAACGTGAGTTACAAGTATGTTATTTTTGTACTCTTTTAAACTTTGTTTACTGAGGCAGTGGTTGGCGCCCTGTTGTACTAATAAAAGCttaatacactttttttttcttccttcaggCGCCGCAGTAAGTGGGATGTTCCTGGTGATCTTCCTTCATCCCAGTCCTATGTCAACACCATGGCACCTGGCAACCCTCCTACTATGTCTCAGGCTGGTAGTAATTTCCAAAACTTCCAAGGTTTGTCTGGGATTCCTGGTTACCAGAGTTCATCTGCTGGTAATGCTGGATACAGTTATCCAGGTTCTTCTTCTGGCAATTTTGGGCAATCCTTTTCCAGCAACATTGCCTATCAGGGGTCGTCTTCTGGGAACATCCACTCCCTGATACCACCTCAGAATACAGGCAACAGAGATTCGTCTATTACGAAGACAGATTCTGACAGTGTTTCTACACCTTCAGGTGCATTGGATGCTGCTGCTGCAGTAGCAAGGAAAATCAACGCCATGCTTGTAGCAAAGGGCAAGCTGGTACCCTCCCAGGCTGCTGATAAGGTATTGTTTTTCTCTTGTATTGCACAGCAATGCAGTCATCGTTCTATACACAGCTAACTACTAAGCTTCTAAGAATCGGTCTAGGTAGCACATACAATCACCCATTGTATTGTTTCAGGTTGAAGTCTGTTATAGAATTGGATGCCTTATGCACTCTTCCTTATTGGTTACATCTGGTATAGTTTAAAAACTGTGTTCATCACGCATGGCATTAAACACTTCTGCTCAAACAAATGTCTTACGATTCTGCCCTCGCCTGATGCAGAGCCGTGGCAGGATCAAGGCGAAGGCTTGATTTGCTGCCGGTGCAATCTCTGAGATCAGGCTGCATCTCGTGGGTAGAGAGACTGGACTCCGGTGTGAATGTTTACTTTCAGTGTATAATATGCACAGAACAGCCTCTGGGAAGGAGTGGAGACCCCTGGCATGTGGGTCACCTGAgatctgtgtgtgtggggtggaggggggatggggtgTAAAACGGATTAAAGGGGCATGAGAGGTGCTCAACTGAGAATAGTTGCAAGACTGTGGGTCCGAGGAGTAGACTGTCGGAAGGAACACAGCGCAGTGTTATCTAGAGCCAGCAGGGCTAGGGTTGATTCAGTTCGGTTTCACTATGTGTTGGGGCAGGTACATTGTATCATGTCGTCATTGATTGAGTTGAAGCCAAAGTTGTGAGGGCAGGTATCGGTCAGGAAGCGACCggtctgttggggggggggggggggggtggggtggggtggggggtcggggggtgttAGGAGTGTGGCACCCAGACTGGTATGCATGCAGTGGCAAGTGGTTCGGTGGGCGTgatttaaaaagcattggcaaagcaaataggtcttaaCTACGAGACGAGAGCAGTTAGCTTTACGTCCACACAATGACTTGGCCAGTGCTGGCTGCATTAGGtttgttattgtattttaattattactattattattaaggAGGCCAGGGCGGGGGGGCTGGTGAGAGGGGCCACACATGCAAAAAATGTTGGGAAGGTCATCGTGACAAAGGGAGGATTGGTGGGTGAGGGTGAACAAAAACTAAGTAAATTAACTAGGTCATCAAGTGGTTTTGTTGATGGGACAGCCAgatatgggtaaaaaaaaaaccagATATGTATTCTACAAAATTACCACTTACCGTGCGGCCAGTTTGCCACTCCACACGGCAGTATCCTGGTGTATGGGGTCTTTAAAAGGAGTGTGCTAACATTTTAATTGCCAAAACCATTTTCGGAATCAATAGGTCCTTTCGGCTCCGTCAGTAGTTTCTCATGTCTCTATGGCTTGAAgttcaccgtttttttttttttttttttcttttctccaggGAGTCCCTCATTTCACCTACCTGGGCAGAAAGACCTGGGCTTTTTACCAAAATTCAGTAGCTGACCATTTCCGCAGTCAGCTACTTTGTTTTGGAGGATCAAAGTTAACAGATCGGATCACAAGCCTTAAATATTAAGTTTAAATTTCAGTACACCTACGGACTAGCCTCAAATGAGTTCAGTTAAAATCGGTTGTCAAAATCTTGTGGTTTGGGTCTTCTGTTATAATTGTGGCAGCATTCGCTTTTTTACTTCTTTGGAACCCACTGAGTCTCATTTTTGAGGCCACCTGTTGTCCATACTAAATTCAGTTTACCGTACCTGCTCTCAAATGAAGTACACAAATAGAAAGCACCACTACGTACTTTATACTAGCTCCAAACTGCACCTTCTGCTTTAGAATGATTTGGTTTATACACCAGAGGTTGAACATTAGTGCACTTTGATATCCCAGCCTTTCATATTTTCATGGGCATTAGAGTAGACTGGCAATAGTAACACTTATTATAGTGGTACTATGACTTGCATGTCTGTCAGAGTGCAATCtaagctgccattttctgtctagttTGCAATTTCTTGCTGCTTGATAGATCATGTATTAGGTAGTGTCTCCATGCTACAATTGTGAAACCGCTTTTGATGCAAAACATCTTCCTGATGGTTGTCGTAGACAATTAAGTAagtctttctttccttatttctttcaGAAATATTGAACTTCAGTACTGCTTTCTATTGGCTGTTGCTTCAGCTACTGCCTTCTGAAAACTTGGCAGACATTGATGCCTAGTTGTGAATGGCTTTGACCTGAATTGTACAGggctctggtgggagagaaaaaaaacCTAAATCAAAGTAGATAGAACGTGGTATTATGGGATTCCCTGAAGTGGAATTGTTTTTGTAAATGTATGCTAAGCCACTTTTATTTTAAAGTGATTTCTACTAAGTTGTTTTGTTAAGCTTCATACCAGACTGGGTTTTTAGCAGACAACTGGCATGAACCACTGGAGGGACATTCGGTGGCAATCCTAAAATTCAATTTAAAGTTTGTAGCTGATTATGAAATTACTTGTCCGTGAGTTAACTTGAACTGTTTAGCAGTAGATACTGTCAAAAGTCTTTCATAACTAAGATGGGAGTGTATTTTGCGTCAACTTAGATTGTCACCGCACAGCCAGTTCACAAGTCAAAACACTGGTACCAACGACCTATAGTACATAACAAGGGTAAGCACACGCCAGCCCCTGGTTAGTCACTCTTAAACAGGTTCTGCGTGAAAGACAGGAGCGGATCTGTGCAAAATGtaccacttccaaccccaagtcagaGGACAGTGAGTGCTGCTAATAAAGGAAGGCGCAAgtgaaattagggggcatatttatactccttttgcgccgaattagcgtcgtttttttcgacgcaaattcggcgcaaaactaacgccatatttatactttggcgctagacgcgtctagcgccaaagtatgactaaagagcgtcatttttttgcgtgaacgccttc
This portion of the Pleurodeles waltl isolate 20211129_DDA chromosome 12, aPleWal1.hap1.20221129, whole genome shotgun sequence genome encodes:
- the HHAT gene encoding protein-cysteine N-palmitoyltransferase HHAT; its protein translation is MLLPQWEMDFYLLVSVGFHIYSFYDIYLLSQDHVIEHDRGVDSEEGPLFWGLKKDTLDFEWRFWTGWARVPLLGLLIGHTVVSLASRYFLRALHPWCLMVYGMFACWFLLGIHGFGLLLLHIAVSYTVAQLRIPVLSWGCSLFLLATLQVEAVEEEIRAWYRTENEYYLLQFTLAVRCLFYTSFSLEYCWQQENHESRYSLAWLLMYMFYYPMFHNGPIMNFDEFHKEMQKQKTSAPKTDLVVCLLSVFRLFWWWWLAELMIHLMHMHEMYTSDDFLKTASHWILGGLALAHVLFFYVKYLVLYGLPALVVRIDGMRPLPLPRCVSTMYSFTEMWRSFDVGLHRFLIRYIYIPMGGSRSGHGGMLLSTGITFAFVTYWHGAHQNLWCWAALNWIGINAENVIRRLLSSSVVQSTICQTLSPEMQRRFHAVLAAVATSMLILTNLVFLGGDHIGKIYWDKFFIEGWPWAPIIVWALLYCYAHIGIEWERVYHLP